The following are encoded in a window of Nitrospirota bacterium genomic DNA:
- a CDS encoding Dabb family protein: MIKHIVLWKLKPEAEGATKDQNAAFMKRELEALKAKIPQIKHIEVGLNLIPSDAAHDVALYSEFATEQDLDIYQKHPDHLRIAAFVAKVRESRAVVDYKSGG, from the coding sequence ATGATCAAGCACATTGTATTGTGGAAACTGAAACCTGAGGCTGAAGGCGCGACAAAGGATCAGAACGCGGCATTCATGAAGCGCGAACTCGAGGCGCTGAAGGCAAAGATCCCGCAGATCAAACACATCGAGGTAGGACTGAATCTCATCCCCTCCGACGCGGCCCACGACGTTGCGCTGTATTCCGAGTTCGCGACCGAACAGGACCTTGACATCTACCAGAAGCATCCCGACCACCTGAGGATCGCCGCTTTCGTCGCAAAGGTCAGGGAGAGCCGCGCTGTCGTGGATTACAAATCGGGCGGTTGA
- a CDS encoding septal ring lytic transglycosylase RlpA family protein has translation MVKRLFLLVLCLLLIQACAPKKPAVAPSKASQRPYTVYGQRYEPLQTHEGFVQTGVASWYGADFHGKNTSSGEKYDMHAMTAAHKTLPLGVYVKVRNQDTGKEAVVRVNDRGPFVKGRIIDLSYAAAKTLGIDIAGTAPVRIEALGYRLEGKTGYREAPSYDTGNYTVQIGSFKEFTNARRLADDMKNRSGFTDVHLTNVYGELFYRVYAGKYPSLKAAEAAEKNFTEHGYAGSFVVSLD, from the coding sequence ATGGTGAAACGACTATTTCTGCTGGTCCTCTGCCTGCTGCTCATTCAAGCCTGCGCGCCGAAAAAGCCTGCTGTTGCTCCGTCGAAAGCGTCGCAAAGGCCCTATACCGTGTACGGCCAGCGGTATGAGCCGCTGCAGACCCACGAGGGGTTCGTTCAGACGGGCGTGGCGAGCTGGTACGGCGCCGATTTTCACGGCAAGAACACGAGCAGCGGCGAAAAATACGACATGCACGCCATGACAGCGGCGCACAAGACGCTTCCGCTCGGGGTGTACGTGAAGGTGCGGAACCAGGACACCGGGAAGGAAGCCGTGGTGCGCGTGAACGACCGGGGCCCGTTCGTCAAGGGCAGGATCATCGACCTGTCCTATGCCGCGGCAAAAACGCTGGGCATTGACATCGCGGGTACCGCACCGGTGCGGATCGAGGCGCTCGGCTACCGGCTGGAAGGCAAGACGGGCTACCGGGAAGCGCCAAGCTATGATACGGGAAATTACACGGTCCAGATCGGCTCGTTCAAGGAGTTCACGAATGCACGCAGGCTGGCTGATGATATGAAGAACCGCTCCGGATTTACCGATGTTCACCTGACGAACGTGTATGGCGAGCTGTTCTATCGCGTCTATGCGGGCAAGTACCCGTCGCTGAAGGCCGCGGAGGCAGCGGAAAAGAACTTCACGGAACACGGGTATGCGGGGAGCTTTGTGGTATCTCTCGATTGA
- a CDS encoding J domain-containing protein produces MNVITETEVVQACQTLFGDHVNISRDFLSYLQPSGVKSAYRKKVKENHPDFFTSDPLPIQQKQTALFRDILQAYDVLTLFFQQREKDAYKPAPAAARQHQPRPRKQDAAHSTAASDAPPRAKGDDARYRGSMPHCTLQTGQYLYYRGKITFETLINALIWQRKQRPSFGDIAVRWGLLDSDGLNRIFSQCGKPRLFGEKAVELGLLTVFQVNTILLYQRSQQKLLGGYFVQKNLLAKDELERLVRELKQHNSAMRSAALKRRQHEEAYA; encoded by the coding sequence ATGAACGTGATCACCGAGACCGAGGTCGTCCAGGCCTGCCAGACGCTCTTCGGAGACCATGTCAATATCAGCAGGGACTTCCTGTCCTACCTCCAGCCCAGCGGGGTCAAGTCAGCCTACCGCAAAAAGGTCAAGGAAAACCACCCTGATTTTTTTACCTCCGATCCGCTCCCCATCCAGCAAAAACAGACCGCGCTGTTCCGCGACATTCTCCAGGCCTACGATGTCCTGACCCTGTTCTTCCAGCAGCGGGAAAAAGACGCGTACAAGCCTGCTCCTGCCGCAGCGCGGCAGCATCAGCCGCGACCCCGGAAACAGGATGCCGCACACAGCACTGCAGCATCCGACGCGCCTCCGCGCGCCAAGGGCGACGACGCTCGTTACCGGGGAAGCATGCCCCACTGCACGCTGCAGACCGGCCAATACCTCTATTACCGGGGAAAGATAACCTTCGAAACTCTGATCAATGCGCTGATCTGGCAGCGGAAGCAGCGGCCTTCCTTCGGCGATATTGCCGTCCGGTGGGGTCTTCTCGACTCGGACGGCTTGAACAGGATCTTCAGCCAATGCGGGAAACCGCGGCTCTTCGGCGAAAAGGCGGTCGAACTCGGCCTGCTCACGGTGTTCCAGGTGAACACGATCCTCCTGTATCAGCGCTCGCAGCAGAAACTGCTGGGCGGCTATTTCGTCCAGAAGAATCTCCTTGCGAAGGACGAGCTCGAGCGCCTTGTCCGCGAACTCAAACAGCACAACTCAGCAATGCGTTCGGCTGCTCTGAAGCGAAGACAACACGAAGAAGCATACGCCTGA
- a CDS encoding ABC transporter substrate-binding protein, with translation MKVRIGHLSTFYHTAILLMADGGTEKRLDARIEWRLMGTGPAIVQAFRQGELDLAYIGLPPAIIGIDQGVNIVCVAGGHMEGTAMAGKRQWRGLPEEGDLGSVLSQFRGRVIGVPGRGSIHDVILKDCIEKQGLEREIEVRNFAWADLVTEAVVKDEVSAAVGTPALAAAIRRFADGRVLIPPSKLWPDNPSYGIAVDRNFLEKYPGVVERILGLHEEATAFIRNQPSEAARAIADFVGIVDQELVLDAIGISPRYCAQLTEAYIASTMKFVPVLRRLGYIRSEIAEDRIFDRGMIDRIHPGKDHYGEGIRL, from the coding sequence ATGAAGGTCAGGATTGGACATCTTTCCACGTTCTACCACACGGCTATCCTTCTGATGGCCGATGGCGGGACCGAGAAGCGGCTCGACGCCCGGATAGAGTGGCGGCTCATGGGCACCGGTCCCGCAATCGTGCAGGCCTTCCGGCAGGGTGAGCTCGATCTCGCGTACATCGGCCTTCCCCCGGCGATCATCGGCATCGATCAGGGAGTCAACATCGTGTGCGTGGCCGGCGGTCATATGGAAGGCACGGCCATGGCCGGAAAGCGTCAATGGCGGGGACTTCCCGAAGAGGGGGACTTGGGTTCGGTCCTGAGCCAGTTCCGGGGCCGCGTGATCGGCGTGCCGGGCAGGGGCTCGATCCATGACGTGATCCTGAAAGACTGCATCGAAAAGCAGGGCCTGGAGCGCGAGATCGAGGTCAGGAATTTTGCCTGGGCTGACCTGGTGACGGAGGCCGTGGTAAAGGATGAGGTCAGTGCCGCCGTCGGCACGCCGGCGCTGGCCGCGGCAATCAGGAGGTTCGCTGACGGCAGGGTGCTCATCCCGCCGTCGAAGCTCTGGCCGGACAATCCCAGCTACGGCATCGCAGTGGACAGGAACTTCCTAGAGAAATATCCTGGCGTGGTGGAGCGAATTCTCGGGCTGCATGAAGAGGCAACGGCCTTTATCAGGAATCAGCCCTCGGAAGCTGCGCGAGCCATTGCGGACTTCGTTGGGATCGTCGACCAAGAGCTTGTCCTGGATGCGATCGGCATCTCACCGCGATACTGCGCGCAGCTGACGGAAGCTTATATCGCGTCAACGATGAAGTTCGTGCCCGTCCTTCGCAGGCTGGGATACATCAGGTCGGAGATCGCAGAGGACAGGATCTTTGATCGCGGGATGATAGACAGAATCCATCCGGGAAAGGACCATTATGGGGAGGGAATCAGGTTGTGA
- a CDS encoding adenylate/guanylate cyclase domain-containing protein — MRTSPIDTGKKSTGPLPDEEARRKLLVGTGAMLALFLTLLYTAFYSSQRWWSPLLFNIPVCVALAAVVILISRKTTNASIVLFFFILIAQLFLVTNLFLGKESGIHYYLFCIMPFLIIAFPRKEDLAFIIPIGTADLLAFVFTEYAPFNSPFAVKPSWETLTFIHMASTTGTLLLISALVLILYWDIRRAKNALEREHSRSESLLLNILPAPIALRLKASPDAIAETYREASVLFADIAGFTALAARFRPNELVAILNRYFSCYDELAEKYCVEKIKTIGDAYMAAAGIPQVRDDHAAALIRMASEMLEMTGRISRECGLELAIRIGINSGEVTAGVIGKKKFIYDLWGDTVNIASRMESHGLPGRIQVSQRTYQLLKDEFSFEHRGRIEIKGRGELDTYLLIK, encoded by the coding sequence ATGCGAACCAGCCCGATTGACACCGGTAAAAAGAGCACCGGGCCGCTTCCGGACGAAGAAGCGCGAAGGAAACTGCTGGTCGGGACCGGGGCAATGCTGGCCCTGTTCCTCACGCTCCTGTACACGGCCTTCTATTCATCCCAGCGATGGTGGAGCCCCTTGCTGTTCAACATCCCCGTGTGCGTCGCGCTGGCTGCTGTTGTCATTCTTATCAGCAGAAAGACCACGAACGCTTCGATCGTGCTGTTCTTTTTCATCCTCATTGCGCAGCTCTTTCTCGTCACGAACCTCTTCCTGGGCAAGGAATCGGGCATTCACTATTACCTGTTCTGCATCATGCCTTTTCTCATCATAGCCTTCCCCCGGAAAGAAGACCTTGCCTTCATCATCCCCATAGGCACGGCGGACCTGCTCGCGTTCGTTTTCACGGAATACGCACCTTTTAATTCTCCCTTTGCCGTGAAGCCGTCCTGGGAAACGCTCACGTTCATTCACATGGCATCCACAACGGGAACGCTGCTGCTGATATCCGCGCTCGTGCTGATCCTCTACTGGGACATACGCAGGGCGAAGAACGCACTCGAGCGCGAACACAGCCGCTCCGAATCGCTTCTTCTGAATATCCTTCCGGCGCCGATCGCGCTCCGCCTGAAGGCCTCACCGGATGCGATCGCCGAGACGTACCGGGAAGCCTCGGTGCTCTTTGCCGATATAGCCGGATTCACCGCTCTTGCGGCCAGGTTCCGGCCGAACGAACTCGTCGCTATCCTGAACAGGTATTTTTCATGCTACGATGAGCTCGCGGAGAAATATTGCGTGGAAAAGATCAAGACCATCGGCGACGCTTACATGGCGGCCGCTGGGATCCCGCAGGTTCGGGACGATCACGCAGCGGCGCTCATCCGCATGGCGTCCGAGATGCTTGAGATGACCGGCAGGATAAGCCGGGAATGCGGGCTCGAGCTCGCGATACGGATCGGGATAAACTCGGGAGAGGTCACTGCCGGAGTGATCGGTAAAAAGAAGTTCATCTACGACCTCTGGGGGGACACGGTCAATATCGCCTCGAGGATGGAGTCCCACGGGCTGCCCGGAAGGATCCAGGTCTCTCAGCGGACCTATCAACTGCTCAAGGACGAATTCTCCTTCGAACACCGGGGCAGGATTGAAATAAAGGGGAGGGGTGAACTGGATACATATCTGCTGATAAAATGA
- a CDS encoding ATP-binding protein gives MKITIDRESSELLRTLDVLGMPAFLVDRHWTILSCNDAVPGFFECERSAVIGQSLDRFVSIDQLPLNLLVVSPGESDPGDGSSASVRSFCFRKNSGPLACRVAIVPKSNNRPDRMTVIVRDGAGHRAGQIDAPPARQDTGTQGDLINELSSIINSSLSIGTIFRMVVSELRKIIHYSRASLLLYDEKTDNLLIFALDTGMKTAMKKGVRAPIEGTSAGWVVRNNKPWISYDLGETAFPLDRKLAREGIRSTISIPLFHDRMLGVFNFDSELPSQYSEKDLEILLPVAKHIAVALENALLFEEISKEKKEWESTFDAITDMVWIEDGRQKVIRANKTLLTRTGFSKAEITQKLCTGLLEKIGIVATDCCLCKDTLSSKRPAFQELKSFGGSIFHFWAYPLVDEEGRLYAIVHYLKDMTAQKRLEQQLIRSDKLASLGTLVAGIAHEINNPLGIIAGYSEALLDRSQDAALTGLREFEDFPDYLKTIHNEIFRCKTILKSLLEFARPSGGTYREIDINELIKEVLLLLKHRTARLKHSLELDLNRDLPKILADAGSLRQLLMNLLLNAIYFTPEGGSIFIRTGADDPRQDRPFDTGPGRITLSVSDTGDGIPPDLIDKIFDPFFTTKPVGEGTGLGLTICHRIVEEHGGTIDVKSEPGRGTTFIITLPAIA, from the coding sequence ATGAAGATCACCATCGACAGGGAAAGCTCCGAACTGCTCAGAACTCTCGATGTCCTGGGCATGCCCGCCTTCCTCGTCGACCGGCACTGGACCATCCTTTCGTGCAATGACGCGGTCCCGGGTTTCTTTGAATGCGAACGGTCAGCCGTCATCGGACAGTCCCTCGACCGGTTCGTGTCCATTGACCAGCTTCCCCTCAATCTTTTAGTAGTATCTCCCGGGGAGTCTGACCCCGGCGACGGCTCCTCCGCATCGGTGCGCTCATTCTGCTTCCGGAAGAACAGCGGGCCGCTCGCCTGCCGCGTCGCGATCGTTCCGAAGAGCAATAATCGTCCGGACAGGATGACTGTCATTGTCCGGGACGGGGCGGGTCATCGGGCAGGGCAGATTGACGCTCCCCCCGCGCGGCAGGACACGGGAACACAGGGCGACCTGATCAACGAGTTGAGCAGCATCATCAATTCGAGCCTCAGCATCGGGACGATCTTCCGCATGGTCGTTTCCGAGCTCAGGAAAATCATCCACTACAGCAGGGCGAGCCTCCTGCTCTATGATGAAAAGACCGACAACCTGCTGATCTTCGCCCTGGACACGGGCATGAAGACGGCGATGAAGAAGGGCGTCAGGGCGCCGATCGAGGGAACGAGCGCGGGATGGGTCGTTCGGAACAACAAGCCCTGGATCAGCTACGACCTGGGCGAGACCGCGTTTCCCCTGGACCGGAAGCTGGCGCGCGAAGGCATCCGCTCGACGATCAGCATTCCCCTGTTCCACGACCGCATGCTCGGCGTGTTCAATTTCGACAGCGAGCTGCCGTCACAGTACTCCGAGAAGGACCTGGAGATCCTGCTGCCTGTTGCCAAGCACATCGCCGTCGCTCTGGAGAACGCGCTCCTGTTCGAGGAGATCTCGAAGGAAAAAAAGGAGTGGGAGAGCACCTTCGACGCGATCACGGACATGGTCTGGATCGAGGACGGCCGCCAGAAGGTGATCCGCGCGAACAAGACCCTGCTCACGCGGACGGGCTTTTCTAAGGCCGAGATCACGCAGAAGCTCTGCACGGGACTGCTTGAAAAGATCGGCATCGTAGCGACCGACTGCTGCCTCTGCAAGGACACCCTTTCCTCGAAGCGTCCGGCCTTCCAGGAGCTGAAAAGCTTCGGTGGCAGCATTTTCCATTTCTGGGCCTATCCGCTGGTCGACGAAGAGGGCAGGCTCTATGCGATCGTCCACTATCTGAAGGACATGACCGCCCAGAAGCGGCTCGAACAGCAGCTCATCCGTTCCGACAAGCTCGCCTCCCTCGGCACGCTCGTCGCCGGCATTGCCCACGAGATCAACAATCCGCTCGGCATCATTGCGGGCTATTCCGAGGCGCTCCTCGACCGGTCGCAGGACGCGGCGCTCACCGGCCTCAGGGAGTTCGAAGATTTTCCCGATTATCTCAAAACGATCCATAACGAGATCTTCCGCTGCAAGACGATCCTGAAAAGCCTGCTGGAGTTCGCCCGGCCGTCGGGCGGAACGTACCGCGAGATCGACATCAACGAGCTCATCAAGGAGGTGCTCCTGCTGCTGAAACACCGCACAGCTCGGCTCAAGCACTCACTCGAGCTCGACCTGAACCGGGACCTCCCGAAGATCCTTGCCGACGCCGGGAGTCTGAGGCAGCTCCTGATGAACCTTCTGCTGAACGCCATTTACTTTACACCCGAGGGCGGCAGCATCTTCATCAGGACCGGCGCGGACGATCCCCGGCAGGACCGCCCCTTCGATACCGGGCCCGGCAGAATAACGCTCTCCGTCAGCGACACGGGAGACGGCATCCCCCCGGACCTCATCGACAAGATCTTCGACCCCTTCTTCACGACGAAACCCGTGGGCGAGGGCACCGGCCTGGGCCTCACCATCTGCCACCGCATCGTGGAAGAGCATGGCGGCACGATCGATGTCAAGAGCGAGCCTGGCAGGGGAACGACGTTCATCATTAC
- a CDS encoding rhodanese-like domain-containing protein, translating to MDRTISAQELKELLDTEKDLVLLDVRRKTDRDADPAALPGALWRDPDNAASWSSELPPGRDVVIYCARGGSVSNKVLDQLLEKKIPARFIEGGIAAWKESGGRTVEKKT from the coding sequence ATGGACAGGACCATCAGCGCCCAGGAGCTTAAGGAACTGCTCGACACGGAGAAGGATCTTGTTCTCCTCGACGTGAGAAGGAAAACAGACCGCGACGCGGACCCGGCCGCACTTCCCGGCGCCCTGTGGCGGGACCCTGATAACGCGGCCTCCTGGAGCAGCGAGCTGCCTCCCGGCAGGGACGTCGTCATCTACTGCGCCCGCGGAGGTTCGGTGAGCAACAAGGTCCTGGACCAGCTGCTCGAGAAAAAGATTCCTGCACGATTCATTGAGGGCGGCATCGCCGCCTGGAAAGAATCAGGGGGCAGGACCGTCGAGAAAAAGACTTGA